The proteins below come from a single Peromyscus maniculatus bairdii isolate BWxNUB_F1_BW_parent chromosome 13, HU_Pman_BW_mat_3.1, whole genome shotgun sequence genomic window:
- the LOC102919261 gene encoding protein-lysine methyltransferase METTL21E isoform X2 gives MDSGSQKEIREVDDDRQVVAEIMARSFIPTLITTISWEGFHFAGHEIRITEAKDCYGAVVWPSALVLCYFLETHAKQYNMVDKNVIEIGAGTGLVSIVASLLGARVTATDLPELLGNLQYNISKNTKMKCKHLPQVKELCWGVALDRNFPRSSNNFDYILAADVVYAHPFLEELLMTFDHLCRETTIILWAMRFRLEKENKFVDRFKELFDLEEISSFPSLNIKLYKAMKKNRRSA, from the exons ATGGATTCAGGATCTCAAAAAG AGATCAGAGAAGTTGATGATGACAGGCAGGTGGTCGCAGAGATCATGGCAAGAAGTTTTATTCCGACTCTGATAACAACTATTTCTTGGGAAGGCTTTCACTTTGCTGGTCATGAAATTCGGATTACTGAAGCCAAAGATTGTTACGGTGCTGTTGTCTGGCCATCg GCCCTTGTTCTATGCTATTTCCTGGAAACACATGCCAAGCAATATAACATGGTTGATAAAAATGTGATTGAAATTGGAGCTGGGACAGGGCTTGTCTCCATTGTGGCAAGTTTACTTG GTGCTCGAGTGACTGCTACAGATTTGCCTGAATTACTTGGAAACCTGCAATATAATATTTCCAAAAACACCAAAATGAAATGCAAGCATTTGCCCCAGGTTAAAGAGCTCTGCTGGGGAGTAGCATTAGACAGGAACTTCCCCAGGTCTTCCAATAACTTCGACTACATCCTGGCAGCAGATGTTGTCTATGCCCATCCTTTCCTGGAGGAGCTTCTCATGACCTTTGACCATCTCTGCAGAGAAACTACCATCATCCTCTGGGCCATGAGATTCAggctggagaaagaaaataaatttgtagATAGATTTAAGGAACTGTTTGATCTGGAGGAAATTTCTAGTTTCCCTAGCCTGAATATTAAGTTGTACAAAGCTATGAAGAAAAATCGGAGGAGTGCATAG
- the LOC102919261 gene encoding protein-lysine methyltransferase METTL21E isoform X1 — MIKTSSVFCLFVCLFVFLAEIREVDDDRQVVAEIMARSFIPTLITTISWEGFHFAGHEIRITEAKDCYGAVVWPSALVLCYFLETHAKQYNMVDKNVIEIGAGTGLVSIVASLLGARVTATDLPELLGNLQYNISKNTKMKCKHLPQVKELCWGVALDRNFPRSSNNFDYILAADVVYAHPFLEELLMTFDHLCRETTIILWAMRFRLEKENKFVDRFKELFDLEEISSFPSLNIKLYKAMKKNRRSA, encoded by the exons atgaTTAAAACCAGTagcgttttttgtttgtttgtttgtttgtttgttttccttgcagAGATCAGAGAAGTTGATGATGACAGGCAGGTGGTCGCAGAGATCATGGCAAGAAGTTTTATTCCGACTCTGATAACAACTATTTCTTGGGAAGGCTTTCACTTTGCTGGTCATGAAATTCGGATTACTGAAGCCAAAGATTGTTACGGTGCTGTTGTCTGGCCATCg GCCCTTGTTCTATGCTATTTCCTGGAAACACATGCCAAGCAATATAACATGGTTGATAAAAATGTGATTGAAATTGGAGCTGGGACAGGGCTTGTCTCCATTGTGGCAAGTTTACTTG GTGCTCGAGTGACTGCTACAGATTTGCCTGAATTACTTGGAAACCTGCAATATAATATTTCCAAAAACACCAAAATGAAATGCAAGCATTTGCCCCAGGTTAAAGAGCTCTGCTGGGGAGTAGCATTAGACAGGAACTTCCCCAGGTCTTCCAATAACTTCGACTACATCCTGGCAGCAGATGTTGTCTATGCCCATCCTTTCCTGGAGGAGCTTCTCATGACCTTTGACCATCTCTGCAGAGAAACTACCATCATCCTCTGGGCCATGAGATTCAggctggagaaagaaaataaatttgtagATAGATTTAAGGAACTGTTTGATCTGGAGGAAATTTCTAGTTTCCCTAGCCTGAATATTAAGTTGTACAAAGCTATGAAGAAAAATCGGAGGAGTGCATAG